Part of the Acidobacteriota bacterium genome is shown below.
CCTTCGCGTACGCCGCCGACCTCGGCACCGACCGCATCTTCATCTATCGCCTCGACCCGACGACCGCGGTGCTCACGCCCGCCGAACCGGCGTTCGCGGCGATCGCGCCGGGATCGGGTCCGCGCCACATGTCGTTCCACCCGAATGGACGCGTCGCGTACGTGATCAACGAACTGGCGATGACCGTCACGGTGCTGAGCCGCGACGCCGCGACAGGCGCGCTCACCGAGGTGCAGACCATCGGCACGCTTCCCGAGGGGAAGGCCATCGATCCGACGTACAGCACCGCCGAAGTCGTGGTCCATCCGTCGGGCAAGTTCCTCTATGGTTCCAATCGGGGGCACGACTCGCTCGTCGTCTATGCGATCGACGAGCAGACAGGTCGACTGACGCTGGTGCAGCACGAGTCCACGCAGGGCAGCATGCCCCGCGGCTTCGGTATCGACCCCACCGGCCGCTATCTCCTCGCGGGTAACCAGCGCTCGGACCTCCTCGTGGTATTCCGCATCGATCCTGCAACCGGTCGCCTGACCTCCACAGGCCAGACCGCTCGCATCGGCTCACCCGTCAGCGTCGTGTTCGTGCCCGTGGCTCGCTGATCGCCATTCGTCATTCATCATT
Proteins encoded:
- a CDS encoding lactonase family protein, which produces MLRSFTLFCLCCLPAVAHAQAPAQPASEMFVYVGTYTNERSQGIYRLRLDLGTGTISAPELAAAATNPSFLALDPSRTHLYAVNEIGKFNDKPTGAVSAFAVDAATGALTPINQESSGGSGPAHVSVDRAGRAVLVANYGGGSVASLPIGQGGRLEPPASVMVHQGSSVHPKRQTRPYGHSINVDPSNTFAYAADLGTDRIFIYRLDPTTAVLTPAEPAFAAIAPGSGPRHMSFHPNGRVAYVINELAMTVTVLSRDAATGALTEVQTIGTLPEGKAIDPTYSTAEVVVHPSGKFLYGSNRGHDSLVVYAIDEQTGRLTLVQHESTQGSMPRGFGIDPTGRYLLAGNQRSDLLVVFRIDPATGRLTSTGQTARIGSPVSVVFVPVAR